A region of Paraburkholderia sp. BL23I1N1 DNA encodes the following proteins:
- a CDS encoding organic hydroperoxide resistance protein, with protein MNILYKASATSTGGRDGRAVSSDNALDVKLAAPRELGGNGAAGTNPEQLFAAGYSACFLSAMKFVASQHKQTLPADTQVTAEVGIGPNDNGGFALDIDLRVSLPGLAADAAKELVDAAHQVCPYSNATRNNVAVRLQIA; from the coding sequence ACATCCTCTACAAAGCAAGCGCAACCAGCACCGGTGGCCGTGACGGCCGTGCAGTATCGTCGGACAATGCGTTGGACGTGAAGCTGGCGGCACCGCGTGAACTGGGCGGCAACGGCGCAGCGGGCACAAACCCGGAACAGCTGTTTGCAGCCGGCTACTCGGCATGTTTTCTGAGCGCGATGAAATTCGTCGCCAGCCAGCACAAGCAAACTTTGCCGGCTGACACGCAAGTGACGGCAGAAGTGGGTATCGGCCCGAACGACAACGGTGGCTTCGCGCTCGACATCGATCTGCGCGTCTCGTTGCCGGGCCTCGCTGCCGACGCAGCCAAGGAACTGGTCGACGCAGCGCATCAGGTCTGCCCGTACTCGAACGCCACGCGCAACAACGTCGCAGTGCGCCTGCAAATCGCGTAA